From a region of the Listeria monocytogenes ATCC 19117 genome:
- a CDS encoding low molecular weight protein arginine phosphatase, giving the protein MKVLFVCTGNTCRSPLAEKLLQNLRPDLDVRSAGTRALDGDAISENSRQILAQMNLPTTHQAKKVKKADIDWADQIYVMTQNHQAELKSLFPKASDKIQLISEDKTDIPDPYGGSIEQYEITYYELKSAISERFL; this is encoded by the coding sequence ATGAAGGTATTATTTGTTTGTACAGGAAATACGTGCCGAAGCCCTTTAGCTGAAAAACTCTTGCAGAACTTGCGTCCGGATTTAGATGTTCGTTCGGCTGGGACACGTGCTCTGGACGGGGATGCCATCTCTGAAAACTCACGTCAAATTCTCGCGCAGATGAATTTGCCAACAACGCACCAAGCTAAAAAAGTTAAAAAAGCAGATATAGATTGGGCAGACCAAATCTACGTAATGACTCAAAATCATCAAGCGGAACTAAAAAGCCTTTTTCCAAAAGCGAGCGATAAAATTCAACTAATTTCCGAAGATAAAACAGATATTCCAGATCCTTACGGTGGATCAATCGAGCAATACGAAATCACCTATTACGAACTAAAAAGTGCAATTTCCGAACGTTTTTTATAA
- a CDS encoding L-threonylcarbamoyladenylate synthase — protein sequence MQTIHWNINNQQSNQVIFQEAAKLLRSGECVAFPTETVYGLGADATNQAAVQKIYEAKGRPSDNPLIVHIARREQMDPFVASYPVKAIQLMEKFWPGPLTVILPLKKDSLATNVSAGLSTVGVRMPEHPVSLALIDAANIPVAAPSANRSGKPSPTTASHVIEDLDGKIAGIIDGGATGVGLESTVIDCSLDIPVILRPGGVTKEQIEQIIGPVDIATNNTKETEKPKAPGMKYTHYAPKAPVYLIEGSIQFWQSEINKAEAANKKLGILATKELINQLNTSGTIEITGSINALDEIATSLYKGLRAFDHADVDVIFAEVYPETELGAAIMNRLEKAAGNRRIRE from the coding sequence ATGCAAACCATTCATTGGAACATAAATAACCAACAATCAAACCAAGTAATCTTTCAGGAAGCAGCCAAATTACTCCGAAGCGGTGAATGCGTGGCTTTTCCAACTGAAACAGTGTACGGTCTTGGTGCAGACGCAACTAACCAAGCTGCTGTTCAAAAAATATATGAAGCGAAAGGCCGTCCGTCAGATAACCCATTAATTGTCCACATCGCCCGTCGTGAACAAATGGATCCATTTGTTGCAAGTTATCCAGTAAAAGCCATCCAGCTCATGGAAAAATTTTGGCCGGGTCCGCTAACGGTTATTCTTCCATTGAAAAAAGATAGTTTGGCAACTAATGTTTCTGCGGGTTTATCCACAGTAGGCGTCCGTATGCCGGAACACCCTGTTAGTCTAGCATTGATAGATGCAGCGAATATTCCTGTTGCGGCTCCAAGCGCGAATCGTTCAGGAAAACCAAGTCCGACGACGGCGAGTCATGTAATAGAAGATTTAGATGGAAAAATAGCCGGAATTATCGATGGCGGCGCAACTGGTGTAGGTTTAGAATCCACCGTTATTGATTGTTCTTTAGATATCCCAGTTATTCTGCGCCCAGGCGGTGTTACAAAAGAACAGATTGAACAAATAATTGGCCCTGTTGATATAGCGACAAACAACACGAAAGAAACGGAAAAACCAAAAGCACCTGGCATGAAATACACGCACTATGCCCCGAAAGCGCCAGTTTATCTAATAGAAGGATCTATCCAATTTTGGCAAAGTGAAATAAATAAAGCGGAAGCTGCGAATAAAAAACTCGGTATTTTGGCGACAAAAGAACTGATAAATCAACTAAACACGAGCGGTACCATCGAAATAACTGGCAGTATAAATGCATTGGACGAAATTGCTACAAGTCTTTACAAAGGTTTACGGGCTTTCGACCATGCTGATGTAGATGTGATTTTTGCGGAAGTGTATCCAGAAACGGAACTTGGAGCAGCGATTATGAACCGATTAGAAAAAGCTGCTGGCAACAGGAGGATTCGCGAATGA